GTTGTTTTTAATTTCATTGTTTTTTACACAACCAATTAAAGTCAAAATTATACAAAATGTTGAAAAATAGTTCATTGACTGGATTTTGGTAGAATTACAGCTAACGGAAAAAGTATTGGCGAAGTGCGGGATTTCGAAGAACTAAAAGTTCAAAAAATCCAAAACGTAGCGAATGCTTTTTCGATTATGCTAACTTACAAAAATTTGCAGAATTGAAAAGCATGAGCGGATTAATATTTCTGCTTTTCAATTCTGCACTTCTCCCCGCATTTTGCCAATACAATGTGCTTGTTGCACAACTCAAATATACAAATAAACTTGTATAAAAACGGGATATTTCGTAAATTGATGTATGCAAGGAAAGAAGAGTTTTACACCACAATTATTTGTTTCGGTCAATTTATTAGACCTAGTTCCAGAGGATAATTTTTATAGAAAAATGTTATCCGAACTCAATTTAGATTTCATTTATAAAGCAACTCAAAAGTATTATGGTAAGGAAGGACAAGAGAGTATAGATCCTGTTGTTTTCTTTAAGATATTATTGGTGGGATATTTAAACAATATCAATTCAGATAGACAGTTGATAGCTTTTTGTAGTGATAGCTTGTCGATAAGATTGTTTTTAGGTTATGATGTACATGAGCAGCTTCCTTGGCACAGTACCATTAGCCGAACTCGCGGTTTGTATGGCGAAGAAGTCTTTTTAAACTTGTTTAAAGAAGTCTTGAGAATGTGCGTTTCTAAAAATATGGTTCGTGGTAAACGACAAGCGGTGGACAGCGTTTTCATCAAAGCTAATGCTTCTATGGATAGCTTGGTAGAGAAAGAAGTTTTAGAAGACGCCAGTGCTTTTGTAAACGAACTAGAAGAAAACAGCGAATACAAAGTAACTACCACCCGCAAGAAACTCGTTGAACGCCACCATGATTGGAAAGCAGAAGCGTATAAAGGAATGCCAGCAAATAGCAATAGTAGACAGATAGATGAAAACGGCAATCTCATCCGTCCCAAATACCTATCTAATCACACCCATTATTCTCCCACAGATAGCGATGCTAGAGTGAGTGTAAAACCCGGCAAAGCGCGACAATTAAATTATTTTGGACAAATCGCAGTTGACGATGCGCACCATGTCATTACAGGAGCGTGTTCAGATTTTGCGGATAAACGCGACAGTCAGTGTTTAGAACAAATTGTAGAACTCACAGAAGAAAACCTAAAGGAAAACGGAATAGAATTACAAGAACTTTTAGCCGATGGTGGTTACAGCAGTGGCGAAGCATTGGCGTATTTGCACGAAAAAAACATCAACGCCTACATCCCTAACTTCGGACAATACAAATCAGAGCGAGAAGGTTTTACTTACCACAAAGAAGAAAACTATTATCAATGCACAAAACCCGAAGGTAAGCAAGCTAAACTGCTTTTCAAAGGCGAAAAAATGGATAGTAAAGGCTACACCAAACGAACGTACCGAAGCAGTGAAACAGATTGCAAAAACTGTCCACTAAGAGAACAATGCTGTGGCAAAAGCACCAAGTTTAAAAAGCTAGACGACAGCATCCACAAAGAACATTACGACCGTATGCATCAAAAACTCACCCAAAACGAGAAATATGCCAAGAAAATGGTTAGAGTGCGAAGCAAAACGGTAGAACCCGTCATTGGAACGTTGATCAACTTTACCAACATGAAACGAGTCAACACTCGAGGCATCAAAAACGCAAACAAACATGTACTGATGGCAAGTTTAACCTACAACTTGAAGAAATACATGCGTTTTACCATTAAAAAACCAAGTATTTTAGCCCAAGTTCTATCTCTAAAACAAGGGAAGAACTTTGCTTTTTCAAAACGCGCCTTTTCAGTCTATAAAAACTCGATTTTAAGCTATTCAAATTCTAGAATTTTGAACTACAACTAAAAAAAAACCTCTCTAAAATTGCTTCTAAAGAGGTCAAAATTTCATGTTTTTGAAAACTATTTTCTAAAAAAAAGGAGTTGTGCAACAGTTACCAATGTTATATGCAGTGCTTTTTGTTCATACAGTTTGTGAATATGCAGGAGTAGCGGTGGGAAATTTATTCTTTTTTGGCGGTGGGGAAAAGAGGGAAGGGAAAAGCTCTTTTGCAGACATGGATTTTGGTGTTGGTGAAGCGGTATGCAAATGTGCTTTTACCGTTGCGGTGGGTTATATTGTTCGATTTGTAAACAAACATGAAAGAATTTAAAACAACATCGCAATAATTGAACTCCACAATGCTTCAATATAAAATTGCATCACAAGAATATTACTCCACATCGGAAAAATATAAAATCACAACGCTATAATATTACTCCACATCGTGCCAATATAAAACCACAAGATAAAAATATAGAGTTACATCGCTAGAATGTAACTCCACATTGTAAGAATATTAAAACTTCTTGGCCAAATATTATTTTCTGCTAGTGAATTCGATACTTGAAACGTTTGTGTATTCTGGTGAAGTAGCTCCGTAGAGACTTTTCACGTATTTTTTGACGCTTTGGGCGATAGAATATAAACCTGTTCCGTCTGAATATAGGATGTTATCTCTTTCAATCAATTTATTGTTAAGTTCAGCTTCTGATTGGTCAACAGCTTGGGTAGAACTGACCAAAGAATCTTTATAAGTGTTGAGATTTATTAATTTTAAATCGTCTTCATTGGGATTATAGGACGGAATTGTTGAAAGCAATTGTAATAGGATTCCAAAATTCTCGGCTTGTTGGGTGTAAGACTGCCGAGATGTAGAAATTGTTTTTGGAGTTTCGCCACCTTCAACGGGTGGGGTTTCAGTTTTCTTTTGTCCGCCTTGAATATTACGATTCAAAGATTTTGCTTGGTCGATTGTTCCCTGTGGGAGTCCCAATATTTCTAAATGATTGATAATTTTTGTGCAAGTTGATTTTAGATTTTCAAAAGCGGATTGACGTAATGCGATAGCATTTTTGTTGGCGACTCTCTTGTCTTCTACTTCAGCAAGTTTTGTGGAAGCTGTGGTATAAAGTGTCTGTAGGTTTGCAATCTTTAGATAGTCGACTGGTGGGTTGTAAAGACTATAAACGTTTACTTGTTCTGTAAGTTTTTGTAGGTTGGCTACATTCTTAGCGTGTCCTACTTCTGATGTACTTGACATAATATTTTGTTTTTGGTGTTGATGTTAATTTTACTATGTAAGAAACATTTTTTTCCATTTCGTGACGGAGTTTCTGCTCAGTTTAAAATATGTTGATAATTGGCTATTATTGAGTTTGTGCTTTTTTTGATAATCTAAGATCTTCAGAATGTCGGATTTGCTGTAAGAGCGGTATTTTTGGTTTTCGGATTGTTTTTCTCCTTTGGGAGTATTGAAGATATTATTATTCAGCTCGATAATATCTATGGCAGATAAGTTTTTCTTTTTTAGATGGATTTGGCATTTTTCTTTCTTGTGAGGAAATTTTTTGTCGAGAATATCTGTAAATATTAACTTGTAATCAGGTGATGGATATTTCATCTTTTTTCGTTATTTGCTTATAATAATTTAATCACTTTATATTCTGGGTTTTCTCCTTTGTTATAAAAGATACTTCTGTATTCTATCCAAAAAACATATTCTGTGAGCGTAATATCTATCACACAGTCTTCTTCGAAGATAAAAGCAATTTCGTCCATGAAAATTCCGCATTTGTATTTACGATAAAACCAGATTTCTGTGTGGGAATTTTTACCAGGCTTTCCGTACTTTTTTTCTATATCTGTTTTTGTTTGGTTTAGATGCTGCTGCACTAGCGTTCGGAGCTTTTGTGTTTGCTTATCCATTTGTATAAAGTTGTTTTAGGGATTCTGTAGCGTTCCATTATTTGGTTTTTAGTCATTTCTTTTTTTTCTATCTGTTCCAATATGAAATCGATGATTTCTTTGGTATAGATATTTTTTCGGAACTGCGGTAATTTTGACTTTACATTATTTTTTTTATTCTTCTCAATTGTTGATGGTGGTGCGTATAAAATAAGATGCTGACTGTAAACTCTGAAAAAATCATACTCCAATAATTTGCTCCATCTCAGGAGAAGTTCTGTATCCAAGCTTTTACTTTGGTACATTTCTGTTATTTTCTTTTCTGTACATTTCATAAAATTACAGATGCGGGATATTTCGATTCCGTTTTCTGTTACTCTTTGATTGATGAAAGAGCCAATATGGATGTCTTTGAAGTTCATTTTATTTTCATCTTAAATTTTAAATTACAGTTTGGGACATTTAGAAAAACGCCCCAATACTGTAATTCATCATTGTTTGTGTTTAGAATCGTTTATTGTAATTCTATTTTTTGATTAGAAGATTAATTTGTTCTTGTTGTGTTTTTACAAGAGCTTTTAAATCATCGATTTGTTTTTGCTGTTCAATAGTGTGCAAATACAATTCTTCTACTTTTTCTAAAGTCTGTGTGGAAAGTTCTGTTATATTGAAAGAATATCCATTTTCATTTTTTTGTAAATCTTTAATAGAAGTTACACCAGGTAAGTGATGATTTTCTTTAATAAAGTTTTCGGTATCATAAATTGATTTGAATTTATAACTAGAATTAATGCTAGAATTTCCACTGAAATAATCTTCGAAAACGTAATCTGGATAATTAGCGCCCGCCGTTTGGATGCTTCCATACACGCGTAATTTTTCCGATCCAACTGGTGTAAGTGTTGTTCCTCTAGCTGCTGCACTAGGCGCACCAATGGCTACCCAATTGTTGGTACCAGTTGTTGCAATTGCTAATGCTGAATTTAAAGCTGTTGCGTTGTTACCACTTCCAACTTCAAATATTGCATTAGTGTAGTTCGCATTAAACTTTCCAAATGCAGTAGAATAATCATTTGTTAGATTAAGATAATAACCAGAGGCGGTAGCTCCAACAATTTTTTTAGTAGTACTGCCTAAAATATTGTAGCGCCCCGTTACAAAATTGAATGATCTTATTGGGAAATCTGGCCCATAGATATAGTTGCCATCACCTGCGGCAAAATTACTAAATCCAGAATCGATGGTATTATTAGTTCCTGCGATGAAACTTCCGTTTGCATTATTCAATAACTTGTTACCAGCTCCGCCTACTACAGTATTTGTGCCCAAAACCGTATTATTAGTACCAAATACTGCATTGTTAAAATAGTTTGATCCAGAAGCGCCAACTTTATTCTCTTGTCCTGTAACTAAATTGTTATTACTATAGACCACATTAGAAGTACCTCCTACTAAAGTGAAACCTCCAGTTATATTGTTTTTAGTACCAAAAACAGCAATACCATTAGATCCTGCGTTTATTACATTGCCATACCCAGCTGCGAAGCTATCTCCCGCATTTAGTACATTGCCATAGCCAATTGCACCAGAACGAACTTGGTTAATAGTATTGTTTTCTCCAACTGTAAATGCACTATTTGCCGATACTATGTTACCGAATCCTCCTATCAAAGAATTATTTGCTGTACTGGTATTATTGGCTCCGGATACCAAACTTGTTCGGCCGCCCACTTTATTATTGTACCCAGTTGCAAATGTATAGACGCCAGTATTTTCATTTAGAGTACCAAAAGAAGTCGAATGACTTCCGCTAGCAATATTTTCTGAACCAGCAGCAAAACTGTTATCTCCTACTGCTCCTCTTTGTCTCGCTCCGAATCTTACAGAGCCATATACATCCAAGCGTACTCCATCTGGATTATCAGCTTCCGTAGAAGTTGTAGTACCATCATACACAGAATTGCGGCTAACTCCCACAGATCCCATTTGGTAGATGCTCTGCGTATTCGAAGTAGCTGGCGTTTGTGTTGTAATATCATTCCAAGGCTCTTGGTAGGCTGCTGGCGTACTAGGATTTGCAATTTTCATCCAACGACCAGCGGTTCCTTGCGTTTTATCGAAATAGTAATACCCAATTGAGGTTACATTAAATGTTTTATCTGTTGCTGTAGTAACAGGAGCTGTTGCGTAAATGATTGTTGCGTCTTGATCATTTGTATATAGTGCATCTTTAGCCTGCAATTCGTTACCAGTAAGTCTCGGCGCGATGAAGCCATCAATTCTTGTATTTATATTGGGAGATGCCACAACGTCCATAGTTGCTGCGGGGGTTGTTGTGTTCACTCCAACTCTGCCTTCTTGCGCGTAATATAAAGATGCAATTAATAATAGTGAACCAGCTGTAAATTTTGTTTTTAACATTTATTTTGTTTTAATATTTTTAAATAATTGAAACGGTTATTAATTTTAGGAAAAATTTAAAACTGATGGAGGTGGACGTGTTTTAAAAGTAGATTTTACACTATGTATTAAACGTATATTTTTATAGAAAATACCTTTATTCGAATTTTTTAAAAGTATTTTGATCGATTCTTCAAAAAAAGCATTTGGAGTTGATTTTGAATTATGTTGTGAGCTTTGAAGTGCTGCGTAAATACTTTCGAAACTAGATTTAATAGCTTCATCAGACTTTCCACCGATAAAATTGAAGTTGGGTTTTTTCTCAAGAGCAGTAATTTCTTTACTGTATTCGGATTTGCGCGTTTTGTTTGTTGTTGCTAATTCTTCTTTGAAAATTGCTTTTTTCTGAGGATTTTTTAAGACAATAATTTTTGTAGAAGTGATGTTTTCTGCATTATAAATGCTTGCACCTTTTGAAACATAAACATTGCCAATTTGGTCTTTAGAAGGAACAATTGTAATTTGTGAAATACCAACTATTTTGACATCTCTGGATTGGTATAGTTGAGCAAAAGTAAATTGGAAGTAAAATAAATAAAAAATACACAGTACCCACTTCCCTAAAAAAGCAGATACTGCGCAATTTGTAGTTTTTAAATTCTTCTTTATCAATCGTATTTTTTCAATCACAAAAAGACAAATAAGAAATGACATTTAAAAAGCTTTTACTGACAATTAAACGCTAAAATGAAAGCGTGAAAATTAGTTATAATATTGATAATCAGTACACTTTATTTGTAAAGCTTTGTTTTGGTATTATAGTTTATAACTTGTTGTTATTTCTTTTCTTTGCGTAATAAATCGATGTATTGAGAAGGCGAAATACCAGTTTTCGTTTTGAAAACAAGCGTGAAATGACTGTGCGAACTATATCCGCACATATCAGCAAGTACAGCGATTTTGTAATTCAGATATTCAGGATGTTCTCGTAAAGTGGCACTTATATAATCTATTCTCAAAGTGTTGAGGTAACTATAAAAATCTTCATTTCTATATTTCTTAAGAATATAGCTCAAATTTCTGGGTGTGATTTTTAATAGTGCTGCTAATTGGGTTGCGGATGCATCTTTTGATGTAAATAACAATTTTTCTTCAAGTTTATCAAGCTTTTTTAAAATATTTAGTTCGAAAATGTTTTCATCTTGATGATCTATTTCTGATATTGATTTTGGTGTAATATTTCCATCTAAAGTATTTGATTTTTGTTCTTTCTTTTTGTCGATATTTTTAATTAGCCTTTGATAGTTATACTGTAATTTTTTGTTTTGGTATTTGTAATAAAGTAATATAAATGTGATAATTAAGATTAAAATTACTGAAATCAAAAGATACAAAATGCGATTTTCTTTTTCATTTTTCAACTTTAAATTTTTATTTTCTATTTCTTTCTTCACCACTTGTTTAGTTGATTCAGTTTGGAAATTCTGAATTTTTATTAATGCTTCATATATTTCGTTTTTCTCCTCTGGCGTTTCAAAAAGTCCGCTAGCCTGCATTTCTAAAAGAATGCTTTTAATAGAAGATTTATTTTCTGTTAAACTTACTGTTTTGTAAGATTTTCTGAACCATTGTTTGGCACTAATTTTATCATTTTCTTTTAGTGCTATTAAAGCTTTTACTAAATAGTATTGCTCTATAATATATGTCGGTTTTTTGGTGCCTAATTCGTCATATAATTTTTCTACAATATCTAAATGTTTTAATGCAGTACTTAGATTGTTGCATTTTATGTTTAAATAAGCTAAAGTAATATTCCCAAATATTAGTAAGCTTTTTCTAGAAACTTCATCATCAAATTTGTAATCTTTATTATAAACATCAAGTGCTTGTTTTCTATAAGGAATTGCTTCGCAATATTTTTCCTGAATTTCATAAGATTTTGCTATCAATTGTGGAATTGCAGTTGCTTCATTAGCATTTTGTATGTCGATTGTTTTTTTTATTTTATTTATTACATTATTAGCTTCTGTTGGCAAACTGGCATAACTATAGCTTAATGCTAATAATGCATTAATGTAGATTTGCATCTGTTTTTTATCACTTGGTTTTGTGTAATTATCATTAGAATCTATATATTTATTAGCTTTTTCTAAAAAAATGATAGCTGCTAGGTAATCTCCATCTTTGTATTTCCCATCTCCCATATTGTGATAGGCTTTAGCAAATTCCTCATTGGTTTGCGCGTATTTACGCATTTCGATACCATTATTGTATATTTCTACAACATTGGTAAGCTTGCGTTTTTCCAAAGAATCAAATACTCGTTTTTTTTCTAGAGTGATGTTTTGTTGGGAAAATACGGGAATAATGGATATTAGGAATAAGGTGAAAATAAATTTTCTTATCAATTTCATTCAACTTCTATTTTATTTTTCAAAAATAGAGAAAAATATCTGGAAAGATTTAATTCATAGGAAATAATATAGCTGAAATTAGCTTTTCAGAGTAACCTTGGCGGATAAGCTCTTTTGCAAAATAGGGAAGGGACTTAGCAAGGAAAGATTTTGCAAATGTGCTAATGAGCGTTGGCAAAAAAAAGCAGCGGGAAAAAGAATAAATTTTGCGTTGGAAATGTAAAAAAAAATAAGAAGAAAATAATTTTAGGAAAACTTCTTCTATTGAAAAATCGTTTTTGCAGCATTGCATATAACGGTTCGGGGCTTGGCGACAGTGGCGGAAATAGAAGCGCAAAGTTTCATTTTTGCACAACAGTAGCATAAGCCATTTTCTATTTGCTAAATTACAAAAAAAGGAAATAAAAATGGCTTATGCGGTGATAGAATTACTGACGTTGAATTTTGCACTTAACCCGCCATTTCGCCAAACCCTTGTTACCTGCTGGCCGTCTTTTCTTTATGCTTGTCTGCTTATTTTATTTTTTTTTAAGCGTTGGCAATATTTTAAAACAATTTTTTTAGGGTTGGAAAAGCAAGCTCTT
This genomic stretch from Chryseobacterium sp. POL2 harbors:
- a CDS encoding IS1182 family transposase, giving the protein MQGKKSFTPQLFVSVNLLDLVPEDNFYRKMLSELNLDFIYKATQKYYGKEGQESIDPVVFFKILLVGYLNNINSDRQLIAFCSDSLSIRLFLGYDVHEQLPWHSTISRTRGLYGEEVFLNLFKEVLRMCVSKNMVRGKRQAVDSVFIKANASMDSLVEKEVLEDASAFVNELEENSEYKVTTTRKKLVERHHDWKAEAYKGMPANSNSRQIDENGNLIRPKYLSNHTHYSPTDSDARVSVKPGKARQLNYFGQIAVDDAHHVITGACSDFADKRDSQCLEQIVELTEENLKENGIELQELLADGGYSSGEALAYLHEKNINAYIPNFGQYKSEREGFTYHKEENYYQCTKPEGKQAKLLFKGEKMDSKGYTKRTYRSSETDCKNCPLREQCCGKSTKFKKLDDSIHKEHYDRMHQKLTQNEKYAKKMVRVRSKTVEPVIGTLINFTNMKRVNTRGIKNANKHVLMASLTYNLKKYMRFTIKKPSILAQVLSLKQGKNFAFSKRAFSVYKNSILSYSNSRILNYN
- a CDS encoding helix-turn-helix domain-containing protein, whose translation is MKYPSPDYKLIFTDILDKKFPHKKEKCQIHLKKKNLSAIDIIELNNNIFNTPKGEKQSENQKYRSYSKSDILKILDYQKKHKLNNSQLSTYFKLSRNSVTKWKKMFLT
- a CDS encoding transposase, yielding MNFKDIHIGSFINQRVTENGIEISRICNFMKCTEKKITEMYQSKSLDTELLLRWSKLLEYDFFRVYSQHLILYAPPSTIEKNKKNNVKSKLPQFRKNIYTKEIIDFILEQIEKKEMTKNQIMERYRIPKTTLYKWISKHKSSER
- a CDS encoding helix-turn-helix domain-containing protein; amino-acid sequence: MKLIRKFIFTLFLISIIPVFSQQNITLEKKRVFDSLEKRKLTNVVEIYNNGIEMRKYAQTNEEFAKAYHNMGDGKYKDGDYLAAIIFLEKANKYIDSNDNYTKPSDKKQMQIYINALLALSYSYASLPTEANNVINKIKKTIDIQNANEATAIPQLIAKSYEIQEKYCEAIPYRKQALDVYNKDYKFDDEVSRKSLLIFGNITLAYLNIKCNNLSTALKHLDIVEKLYDELGTKKPTYIIEQYYLVKALIALKENDKISAKQWFRKSYKTVSLTENKSSIKSILLEMQASGLFETPEEKNEIYEALIKIQNFQTESTKQVVKKEIENKNLKLKNEKENRILYLLISVILILIITFILLYYKYQNKKLQYNYQRLIKNIDKKKEQKSNTLDGNITPKSISEIDHQDENIFELNILKKLDKLEEKLLFTSKDASATQLAALLKITPRNLSYILKKYRNEDFYSYLNTLRIDYISATLREHPEYLNYKIAVLADMCGYSSHSHFTLVFKTKTGISPSQYIDLLRKEKK